A region of the Acidobacteriota bacterium genome:
AGTTCTTATGTTTGAGTTTTGAATTCCTCCCCTTCACCCCAGGATTGTCGAGGGTGGAAGGGGGACAACTCAAAACTCATAACTCAAAACTCAGCACTATCGAGGGCTTCAGCCATCGATCGGGATGGTTGCAACGTCCTTGCGGCGAAGGAAGATCGCCATCGCAATTCCGAGGACGACCAGGATCGTGCCGATCCACACGAGTGAGATCAGTGGCTTGGTCGACACATCCAACACAACGCTCGAAGGCGTGGCACCCTCGGGCTCGACCGCGGGGTCGAAGACCTGCAGCTGGACGGTGCCCTCTTCGGCATCGATGCGACCTGGTCGCAGGCTGATGCCGTCGCTACCCGGAACGACCGCCGCGGTGACGACCGGTTCGCCACCCATGCCGCCCCGGTAGGTCGGTACGACCTCGAACGTCTGGCCGTCCACCTCGACCTGCAACACGACTCCGAAATTGATCTTGCCGGCCTCGGGGTCAAAGTCCGACATGTCGAAATCTTCGAATACGATGTTCAGGCCCTTGTAGGCCATTCTCTCGCCCTTGGCCAGCACTTCCGTCCGGCCGATGCTGCCGCCGAGGCCGAGGACTTCTACCCGGACCACGCCTTGATCGACGCTCATCCCGGTCGCTCGAATCTTGCCTCCGGGCACGCCCGGAATATCGACCGCCACCGGTTGCACGTCGCCGTCGGCCGATACCATCGACGGTTCGAGCTCGACGGTTTCGGCTCCGGGACGTTCGAGGCGCACCACGACCCCTACAGTGAGCGCACCAGGGACTGCGTTCTGGCTGGACAGATCGAAGCCAAGGAAGGTCAGCGTCCAGTCTCGGAACGACGTCGGCCTATTCTTCGCCAGCACCATCCGGCCCGACACAGGCGCATCCCTGCCCGGCTGGAACTCGACCGGCGCCAGGTACAGGTCCTTGGTAAGGAACGCCTTGATGTCAGGATTGGCGATCAGCTGGTTGGTCTTCTGGTTGACCCACATCCGCGGCTTGAGCACGAAGTTCTTGCCACGCGGCGAGGTCACCTCTACCACCATGGCGTCTCTCGCCTGGGGGGTCGGTTTTTCGACGCCGCGGAAGGTCAGGGTGTAGCCCAGAACCTCGGATGGTTGGCCCTCGGCCAGACGTACCTTGTGCTGCATATCGAACCAACCGGTGGTCAAAAATGCGAGCAAGAGGAGCCCGAATCCGACGTGCGCGACCGGTCCACCGGCCATGCGCCAGCGCCCGTTCCGCCCGTACTCGATCGCCGCCCAGACATTGGTGACGATGCAGAAGATGACGCTCGCAGTGTAGACGATGGCCGATACACCCTGCAACCCGAATCCAATGGCCACCGCCACTATCACGGCGGTGATCGCCAGGGCTATCACGAGGTGACGGCTCGCACCCTTGCGGGCACGGTTCCAACCGAGGAACGGTGTTCCGCCGAGGAAGAGAGCGAATGCCACCGCCAGCCAGAACCCCATGCGGTTGTAGAAATCGGGGCCGACCTGTGCGGGAGCCCCCCACAATCTGGAGATCAGAGGCGCCGAGGTGCCAAAGAGGACGACCAGCCCGATAAGGATCGTCAACAGGATGCCGACGACGAAAAAGATCGTGCGGGACATGAAGGGTTCCTCTCCGACGTCGGTAGGAATTTCGCGCCAGCGGAAAGCCAGCAGACCGACGGATATGAGGAGGAAGAAACCCATGTTGAAGACCAGCAGCCCGGTAATCCCGAGATCGACGAAGGAGTGGACCGAAAAGTCCGCCAGCACTCCCGATCGGGTGAGGAAGGTCGCATAGACGACCAGCAGGTAGGAGGCGATGGCAAGGACCAGGTTGAGGCGCCGGAACCGCCCACGTCCCTGCTGCAAGAGCATGCCGTGGGTGAGGGCGAGGGTCGCCAACCAGGGCACGAGCGACGCGTTTTCCACCGGGTCCCAGCCCCAGTACCCGCCCCACCCGAGGGTTTCGTATGCCCAGTATCCGCCAAGCATGATGGCCGTCCCGAGTGTCCCGAGCGTCAGCAACACCCATGGCAGTGACACCTTGGTCCACTCGTCATAGCGCTGCATCCACAAAGCCGCAATCGCGAAAGCGAATGGCACGCCCAACGAGGCGTAGCCGATGAACATGACCGGTGGGTGGATCACCATCCACGGATTCTGCAGCAGGGGGTTGAGTCCCTGTCCGTCCATCGGCGTCATTGCCGCGGTCAGGCCCTCGTGGAAACGGAAGGGATCCTGCTTGACGAGCAGCAGGATCAACGAAAGCAGGGTCAGGTTGTAGACCACCATCACCCGCGACTCGTAGGTGCGGGCGAAACGCATCAGTGGCAGCCCGAGCAGCACCCCCCAGAAGATCCAGAGCATGAAACTGCCCTCCTGGCCGCCCCAGAATGTCGAGATCAGATAGTGGAGGGGCAAGAGGTTGTCGGAGTAGGCCCAGACGTAATGCAGTCTGTAATCGTGGGTCACCAGCAGGTACATCAGTAACCCTGAACCTATGACAATTGCGCCGGTCATCAGAATGTAGGTCTGGCGGGCGGAAGTTCGCCAGCGTTCAGGATCCTTGATCGACAGAGCATAGGTTACGGTCGAGGCGATGCCGGCAAGCAACGCCGTCCACATCAGGATGGTTCCTGGAAGGTACATCGGTTCTCCTATCTGATCACGAGTGCAACGAGCAGCGGAACCGCCTTATCGGGCGGCCCGTTTCAGGTCTCGGATCCGTACGATCTGACGTCGTCCTCGAGCCCCTGGTATTTCGAAGGGCATTTCACCAGCAACTGTTCGGCATGGAAGACGCCCTTTTGGTAGGTGCCAACCGCGACGATCTGCACGGCTTCCTCGAAGTTGCCCGGCTTGACGCCTTTGTAGTGGACGGTCAGCGTATGACCTTTTTCATCCGCCATTGAAAAGCGGAGATCCTCCGAAGCAT
Encoded here:
- the ccsA gene encoding cytochrome c biogenesis protein CcsA, which gives rise to MYLPGTILMWTALLAGIASTVTYALSIKDPERWRTSARQTYILMTGAIVIGSGLLMYLLVTHDYRLHYVWAYSDNLLPLHYLISTFWGGQEGSFMLWIFWGVLLGLPLMRFARTYESRVMVVYNLTLLSLILLLVKQDPFRFHEGLTAAMTPMDGQGLNPLLQNPWMVIHPPVMFIGYASLGVPFAFAIAALWMQRYDEWTKVSLPWVLLTLGTLGTAIMLGGYWAYETLGWGGYWGWDPVENASLVPWLATLALTHGMLLQQGRGRFRRLNLVLAIASYLLVVYATFLTRSGVLADFSVHSFVDLGITGLLVFNMGFFLLISVGLLAFRWREIPTDVGEEPFMSRTIFFVVGILLTILIGLVVLFGTSAPLISRLWGAPAQVGPDFYNRMGFWLAVAFALFLGGTPFLGWNRARKGASRHLVIALAITAVIVAVAIGFGLQGVSAIVYTASVIFCIVTNVWAAIEYGRNGRWRMAGGPVAHVGFGLLLLAFLTTGWFDMQHKVRLAEGQPSEVLGYTLTFRGVEKPTPQARDAMVVEVTSPRGKNFVLKPRMWVNQKTNQLIANPDIKAFLTKDLYLAPVEFQPGRDAPVSGRMVLAKNRPTSFRDWTLTFLGFDLSSQNAVPGALTVGVVVRLERPGAETVELEPSMVSADGDVQPVAVDIPGVPGGKIRATGMSVDQGVVRVEVLGLGGSIGRTEVLAKGERMAYKGLNIVFEDFDMSDFDPEAGKINFGVVLQVEVDGQTFEVVPTYRGGMGGEPVVTAAVVPGSDGISLRPGRIDAEEGTVQLQVFDPAVEPEGATPSSVVLDVSTKPLISLVWIGTILVVLGIAMAIFLRRKDVATIPIDG
- a CDS encoding cytochrome c maturation protein CcmE, whose amino-acid sequence is MTDSRRQRRIWYAVGAVLVVAFLAYGTTSFKSNLTPYVSFEEAARTGNKVQIAGSLVENSTEYLDASEDLRFSMADEKGHTLTVHYKGVKPGNFEEAVQIVAVGTYQKGVFHAEQLLVKCPSKYQGLEDDVRSYGSET